A window of Syngnathus acus chromosome 17, fSynAcu1.2, whole genome shotgun sequence genomic DNA:
ACGCATGGAAAATTCATAAAGAGCTCAGGGAATCATTTCTTGTCATAACAGCCAATCTGTGTTGATCTTGATGAGCATGCACgataaaaaatcaaaaagtgATTGGCCACTTTGGTTTGAAACTTGTAAGATATTTTGTACCAATTAAGGTGTCTATCCAATTAACTGTAAAAATATGGAATCCACGGGGTTGCTGGGTACTGGTTAATTGGCCTTGtttgtggtgtcccacagggctCCATGCTGGGGCCACTTTTGAATGTGTATACTAATTACTAAACGGATTCTCTTTGCAGATGACGCGAATACATTGCTACTTTGAGAAACaggtttaatttgttttgtgacCATAACTCAAATCAATCAtctctcaaatcatcttttcccattaaaattaattaatattccTTAAAACATACATTGGTGATATTTTATCttcattcttttattttaatatttcatttattttttgttcattcttATATTGCCagattttattcacatttttgcATTTCCTAACTAGTGCGTAAAAGTGACGTCCAACATTTGACTAATTTTACTTGAACGTGATTACAAGTGAAACTaacttttctttgttttgcgacacaaacacacacacacacaagggggGTGGGTGCTCACGCAAGACGGTGCAGCCAGATGTGAGAACACGTGGTTTCTTTCTCCAAACAGCCTCGCAGGCTTTTCCAGCACTTCCTCTCTTGTCGCAGCTCTCCTACTCTCCTCACTTTTCTTGCTAAGCCTTCCTTCCCTCGCacactttacaaaaaaaacaactttttaacttttttgtgtttggaaaaaaaaaagcggccTTTTCCTTGAACTTGTCCTGCACTTTTGCAGCATCAAGTTGATCGTGACGGATGGAACTGTGCATGTGATGGAGTAATTCCTGTACCAAAAGAGCCAAAGCAATGCAGTGAGTCGATGAGACACAACAAAGAGGTACAATGAAAGGTAAGATCGTTTattggatagatagataaatattgtactgtagtgtgtgtgtgtgtatgaggtGCCACTTTTGTTAGGCCACACCGTGCGACCTGTGGAATGCGTGGGCAACTACTCGCGTCTTACATCTGCTTTCACTTAGTGCACCGCACGTAGCATGTGTgtaacacaaaagacaaagtgaGACATGCTTGCTATTACGTTATATCATACCAATATTAAGTGACacttaaaatgacatcattggcTTCATGTAAtccaataaaatacaaatttgggTTCTTGGTCGGTGGAGGGGCAGTTATGATTGTGCCCCGCGAATtctttttctaatttatatatgaCTTGGGCAGCAATGCTATCAGGCTAACGATTTCTTTCCAAGGCCacgaaaaacagcaaaaagcaTGACGAATGACTTTACTATTCCCCCCGCATATTTCTTTCACTTGGCAGTAAACTTTGACATGTAATATTACCAGAAgttgcaaaataattttggaTCTGTTTGACACCAACACATTGTGAAACTGGGCCTGAAAAACAGAAAGTAACACAGAGTGCCAGAAAAGCGTCTCAGAGAAGTCAATGAACGCACCACAGCTGTGCAACTGTTGATTTTTCTCCaaacatcacatttatttctcaTGTTTTCCCCTTCAGACGACTttggggaagaggaggaggtgcaGTCTTTTGGCTACAAGAGGTTCGGTGAGTATTGTGCGACGCTCACGACACTCCACTTCAAAGATTTCGCTTGTCTGGGCAGAAATCCTATTTTGGCAGCAgctgtattttaataataataattcattacatttgtatagccttctcctgcacatcaccccgactctggaactctctccctcagtctgtctgtgactcacccacactccccatatttaagtcccgtctaaaaacCTACCTCTTCTCTCAAGCtcatgacctcccctacccataactggtttcctcttcttaatttTATCCAATTGTTtcttccccgtccccctccccctcccctcatgtatgtctttgccttgttccctgtaagcgtctttgggtttttgaaaagcgttatacaaatttaatgaattattattattattatagcgcttttcaaaaacccaaagacgctttttTTCAAAGCGTATTTTGTATTCTAGTTCTTCGTTCTTATGACAACACACAGCATCCTGTGTGCTCCTGACATTACAACCTGGTCACGCCCAGGAGCACTTTAAGGGGAAAAACCTTGTTGAAAAAACTTGAAGCCCAAAACAACCTATTTAGTCAAAAGCTTTGCTATGTAAGGCAGGCAGCACGAATAGTTCCCAGAATGCAACGCAACAGGCCATGCTGATGTTTTATGGTCTTGGTGCAGctaaaacaaaagcatcaatCACATGCAGGTGCAACACCAGCAGCTCTTCCAGTTGGACCCTTTTACTTTTCAATGGTTTTCTCTTAGTGGAAAACCCAAGCATAACAAAATGCATCAGTACAAAACCACACTGAGCACTGCTGCCATTTAGGTCGGATTGCTTCCAAACCACCATGAACAAGAAGTACAGTTGTTTCAAAcacgtttttttccttttcttctttaaaGGGGACATATTATGGAtgaattactttttattttttttgctcttgacTCTTATCCCATTTAATTAATGGACTGAACAAAAATGGTGCCGCAACAATGTGTAGACAAACAATATAACAGCGCAGAGTTATATGGTCTGCGTGGAATGACTAATATTAGTGCAGCACTGATGAGATGAGAGACGAgttgtgaaatgtttttgagaTGTTATTATGGCAGGACACGACCCCAGTGTAATATGCACGCAGGAAGGAGTGCAAATAGGGTTTGACTAACAATGTATAGTTGTCTGTATTttactgcccccaggtggccaaaAGCATGCACGCACGAAGGAGCAGCATTCAATTGGTCGGGAAAAATGTCTAATTTGGGGTTGCCGAAACGGTTTCTTCGACATTTACTGTAATTGGCTTGGTTTTGTTTCGAAAACATACAGTTGCTGCCTTGTTCATGTTATGGCTTCTGTCACCTGCGTCTGGTTTAGTCATAATCCACGCACGCAGCTATTTATAGCTACGTCTGGTCCCAATTTAGTCTGCTGGATTATTACGagtcttgttgttgtttaacaGCATGCCTTTGTAGATTCTTTGCGTGTTTTGGGGAATTTGGACTTTCTGCCTCATTGGATTGCATATCAGGTCTAACTGGAACGTAACTTGAGCTATTATCAAAAGGATTTAGCTTGCCGAGTCGTGATccactttgttttatgtttcgTTTGACAGTCAATTTCAGGCAAGGAATACCTCAAATGTATTCAACTTGTGTGATTAAGATTGATTCATTTCAATCTGACACTACAAATTGTTGAaagtaagaaaatattttttttccgtttttttaatgcttgaAAAGAAACATGTTATATGAGTCTTAAGTGTTTCGCcaggaattcttgcccatgtGTGCAGAATTCTggttgctttttctttggtgTGTGCAAAAGAGAACAAAGGGAGTTTTCACAAGAGGTTTGGTATCCCGGTGAAATTAGGTCCAAAACCTGAGAACTTGCTGAGCCACTTCCTGCATTAGAAGTTGATTCAGTGCAAATGTATATACACTGAGAGGAGGAGCGGAGCGGAGCGGGGCTTGGTTCCAAGTGGGTGTTGCGGCTTTCATTCGGGTCCGTGTCGAGGCTTTGCTGTGTCAGCAATGTGCCACAGGCTTGGAAAAATGTAACTCAACCTTCAGAGGgtctatttatattatattttatatataggTTCTTCATTTCCGCATGTACGTGAGGCAGGGCACGGTGAAGGGGTGTCAAGGGAcacggtgggggggggctgcttTTGTCAGGTTTCCAGCCGAGGAGTCGCATTCCTTGCCCGACTTATTTTGGAGAGCGCCACAGTGAGTGGTTCTAATTTACGGCGACTTTATTAGCAGAAAAGAATGCTTTCAGTCTGTTACTtatgaaccccccccccccccctcccctacaTGCACATGTTGAGTTTGTACAGTGCGGCCTTACAAATTGAATTCATTCTGTGATTACACACGTATCTCAAATCAGGTTTttgtattgaaatgaatgaaaatgacattaatccgttccagcagacaaaacaaccaaaaacgGTGTTATAAGGAGTCACTTTTATCtcaagttattttattttgtcgtcCAAATGAAATATCACTTCCTGATGGtttcaatcaaacaaaaaaaagagtcagcTGGTGtcagattcaagagttttttattcgccatgtttgagcgtgccaaacaaggaatttgacttcggtaaatcacagcctctgttcaacatttaggtgactaacaacactcaggacatgtgaaaaatggcaaatattctcaaacatcccctgatcttaaactcccaagagggcaaggaagaactcaaaactccagctaggggaactgAGTCAGAGGACTAAGGAAGTGACAGTTATCGGGTCAATCCGGGATTGAGTGACTCAAAAGGCAGACGAGGCGACTGGTCGGACGGAGCCACTGGGAATTGTCCCTGAGGATCATTTAAAACGGGTTAGTGCTCATCCAATTTTAAGATCTTGCCCgcatttgggggaaaaaaaagcttaccaATTTAGAGTCGCTGGAGCCAATTTTGGGAAAATTGCAATCTTGCAGTAAGAAAAGAGCGTCGAGTCACATTGCTAAGATGCTTTTTGAGGCGTGAAATGTTGTGGGAACAGAGTGGTAGTCAAATCGACATCTGGTAGGGTGTAGGTTTTCATATAAtgtctttttaatttattttaagctGGTTTCTGGGCTGGATCACAAGGAAAACACAAGAACTGGAGGTGTCTAACTCAATTTGATTTgaagtgacatcacagcaAAAAGACATTGGCTTCCACAGATGCCAACATCTATAACGGCCTTTTCAAATgtaacaaaatgcaaaatagaaAGACGAGTGGCTGCTCGAGGGTGGCAGGAGTgtcgacattttttttttttttttttactcttgatGAAATGATTGCGTTGTACCGGGACTGGTTCACCTCGTGAGAAATCTCCCGAGTCAGCTCCACTGAGTCAGCTCTCAAATATTTTGGGACTTGAAGAAAGAAACatgcatgagaaaaaaagaaacatctttTCGTTTATCCTCGGTTTGGGAAGCTTAGCGCCGCTCGTGTTTGTATGCTTGTAACAGGAGTGCGTTGACGTGAGAGTGAACACACAGGCCAATGCTGATTTAGCACCCTTACACCGTGGACCACCCGGAACGTGTGACCACTGGAAAATAAAAGTGCACACCACGATTTGAGGGGCAAGTCCAGGTTTGGTtgtgataaaatatttaaaacctGCTTGACGAAACATGCAGCACCTTGTGTATTTCAAATACCCAAACAACACTGCCTTAAGAATGGACCACCATCTTACGGCTAACATAGACGAGGAATTTGACATGCTAACAGTTAGCGTCACTCCAGAAATCTTTAAACGGTGCATATTCGAACACAACTGGTGGAGCAACACAAGTAGACAGTAGTAGTCCATGAAGTCTTCTTCACTTTTCTGCATGGCTGTATTCTACTGCCACCTGTTGGTCATGAGCACTCCAGGAGGAGTGAATTGAAGCATTAAATCATGACTCACGGGTGTTTCAAGCTTAgcttttcatttaaatatttgtgttcCTTTTCTTCGACCTGTTTATGGTAGTTGTAGTACATTCTCACACCAATACAATGTTTGaatatgtttttcaaaaaGCACTTGACAATCAGCGCCTGCTGCTCATCGGAGCATAAACTTTCACATGGGAATCTTCCAGTTATCATTTCGCTTCCCGGTAACTCGTCGTTTCACAACCtgcgggggaaaaaacaacttcGAGCAAGGTTGCGCAATCCGCAGACAACTTTGGAAAGTTGTCTATTTGGACAAGGCGGAAAGATAATTGCATCCATCCGTGGAGCTTTTGCACTTGTTAGCCTGccgcttgtgtgttttttgaaaaaaagtcacaaacaaTCGGTGACACGCTTGTAAAAATGCAGTGACCAGGAGTGAACGCCTTTATTGTGTTTGAGAGCCGTTCTGACTAGTTTACTTTCCTCAGTTGACTTGCAAACACAGAAGCTGCAAACTTGTTTCCTTGCTTGCTTACTTCCTTGCTTGCTTACTTGCTTGCTTGCCGTGATGGAATGAGGTCATTGTGTTTCAAATGAGCCTCATGTGGATACTCCACAGTTTGTCAGTCATCCACATGCGATTCAGAGTCATATTGTTTGGATCAGAACCACAGATCCATATCAGCGCTAGTCCAACTCAGCTACACAAAATCACAAGTCCGTATTATGTGCTTCCTTGCTTCCTGGAAGAGACACGTAATATGaccaccaaataaaaaaaaaggtgtggcgAGGGGAATTGAGGTCATTCGGGCCTTCTCCAGGGTTTGTCctagaccaggggtgcccatcgatcgcgatcgaccggtcgatcgccaagccactattggtcgatcgcgtgatattaaaatgtttttattttttttcgcacttgacgcgtgtacaaacaacggcgctaacacgctagctcgcgagttccctccaattgtcagaaccctgttttttctcttaaacttaagaaagggtataaaaatgagtggggcagctggccatagtaagaagtatcactttcatagggaacgggagtaggactttttttttcacgatgacatGGCGTCAAAGTTGAATGACtgactaaaaacaaaagcaaaaggtcAGGTCTTGACCTAATGTCTTGTATGTGGTTCATAGCCGCCTCCGCTTCTTAAGATATGTTTGTATatctttgctgtttttgttcgAATGGTACAGTCTGGTCCAAACACACcgacgacccccccccccccccccccccccccccctcaaataAAGCTGCCTGCGCTCATCTTGTTTACATGGTATGTTGATGTCGTTCTTTAAGTGAAGACAACAAAGCACTTGAGGGGCTCTGATGTCGGGCCCCCTCAAGGAGGTTCTACGTAAACGACTGCCCCGTGTTACCTCTGCAGCTGGGCCCTCTTAGATGGGATGTTTGGACAGATGGAAGGGCCCAGAATGCCTGCACccacctcccccccccccaacctggTTGTCCGAGCCCACTCACTGAGTGGGAAGGATGGAATTTCAGTTAGCTGCTCCGTTGGACCAGCGATTTGGACAAAAGTACTTtttgtgacttgacttttcattttgttttgtgttttaactCGACTCTCCTTCTCTTGTAGGAATCCAGGAAGGTTCCGAGTGCACAAAGTGTAAAAATGACTGGGCTCTGCGCGGCGCCATCGCGCTGCTCTACGTGCTCTGCGCCCTGCTCACAATCGCCGTGGCCATCCTCGGTTACAAAGGTCGGTGACGGTGACTGCAGTGATCGTTATacatccatttctttttttatagccCTTGTTCTCATTGGGTTACGAAGCCTAACAGAGAGGCGAGGTGCACTTTGGGCCAACTGGCAGCAGATTATAGAGTAGCAAAATAAAGCTTAAGGTGTAACGATACTGCCTAAGTGCCgattgctgtgtgtgtgtgtgtgtgtgagcttgtAATGCTTTGGCTCCATAATACCGACCAGATGAGCCTGCAGCGACTTGATTGGTTTAACGAGGCCTGACCAGAGTTTATGGCTGGGTGGTAATTTGTTGTCTGGTGAAGCACTCGTGGGTGTCGGGGATGGTTTCCGAGAATATTTGATGGCTTCTGTGTTGTCTTTTTGCTTATCCACGTGCCGTATTTCCCCAAAGAAGGGCACCCCAGCATGTACTTTGGTGCCCTCTAGGGTTGAACAGCTTCTAAATGCAATTTTGGATTGGCGTCTGCTTTTGTGCACATCTGAAGTCAATTCACAACGCAGCCTACGcttcttttcatttctgtcAGTGGTCCAGAGAATGGACAACGTCGCCGAAGGAATGCAGAAATATGGCGGTAAAATCAACGCTGTGGAGACCGACTTAAAGAAACTTGGTGAGTTTGGCCATCACATACAAAATCCAGAGAGAGGCACGCAAATGACATTTATCCATGGAACATATGGTACAATCCTTGTCTGCTCTCAAAcaaatcccccccaaaaaagttaAACTGTTGATGCTGGCTGACCGGAGGTCTTGCGAGGTTGGCTGAAGTCTTGCCTAATGTTGCGCAACTTTGGAGAGgctccattttattttcaccttTTTACGTTTCCCCTTCAGACTACCAGACGGGTGAGAAGTCGGTCAACGCCACCAGTGACATTAAGACATTTAAATCGGATCTCGAGGCCCTGCAGAGCCAGCTGAACGATATCGACATCAGGTCCACCCAGAACAGGGACGTGCTGAGTGAACTTCACCTGACGGGCGACAACACGCAGGACAGCCAAATCTCCTTGCAGAGTTTGCTAAAGGGCAACGCCGCCTCGCTGCGCAGCGTCAACCAGACGTTGACGTCCTACGGCGGCGTGATCGGTGACCTGCAGACCGACACGGCCAGACTCCAGTCCGAGATCCAGGGTCAGTTCAAAGAGCAGGGTCAGTCTCAGGTCAGTATCAGCGCGCTGAACATCACGCAAGCCCAGCAGCGCAATGCGCTAAGCTCGCTGCAGAAGACGGTGGAGGACGCGGGGCAGACGGTGCAAAAACTCAAGAATGACTATCAGACGCTACAGCAGACAGCCAGACAAACCCGTGCGGACACGGTCTGGCTCAAAGAGAAAGTCCAGAATCTTCAGATTATGGCAGCAAACAACTCGGCGTCGACGCGGTCCAACGGCGAAGCCTTGGATGATTTGGGGGCTCAGCTTAGCACGCTAGCGAGCCAGATCCAGAACACCTCCATCCTCACGGAAGGACACGATCAGAACTTGCGGGAACTCATGGACCATCAGAGAGACCACGATAACGCCACCTCGTCCAAGTTCGATGTGATGGAAGCGCGCCTTGACAAGCACGAGAGCAACATCGATCGCGTGACGGGCAACGTGAGCTTCGCCGCGCAGCTCCTCGGCACCATCAGCACGGATCTCAACAGCCTGAGGTCGTGCGCCGAGACGGTGATGCGCCACTCTGACGTCCTTGTGGACCTGAACAACAGCGTCGGCGAGGCCAAGGACGAGAGCAGAAACCTGCGCGCCCAGCAGGATGAGCTGGTGGCTCGACTGGACAAAGAAGTCAACAGCTTGTCTTTGGTGATGGAAGAGATGAAACTGGTGGATAGCAAGCACTCACAACTCATCACCAACTTCACCATCCTCCAGGGTAAGACGGGGTCCTGCAAGGGTGAAATCGGGAAAAGGAGGCATCTTCAGCAGTGGCCATACAACTGAACACATTGcctataattgtttttttcaggtCCACCAGGTCCAAGGGGCCCCAAGGGAGACAAAGGGCCCCAGGGCCCAGTAGGTCAGTCAGGCCGGAAAGGTGATAAGGGTGATAAGGGGGTACCAGGTATGGTAGGAGTGAAAGGAGAGAAAGGTGCTCTTGGCCCACAAGGTGCAATAGGTCCAAAGGGTCCACCTGGCCCGCGAGGCCTTCCTGGGGCTAATGGATCAAGAGGACCCGGGGGTCGACCTGGAACCCCCGGAGACAAAGGCGACCCTGGATCTCAAGGTCTTCCAGGCAGAGATGGACTAGCGGGTTTGCAAGGGCCGCAAGGACCACAGGGTCTCAGGGGTGCTGCGGGACCTGCTGGCTTAGAGGGGCCACGTGGGCCTGTTGGACCCATCGGTCCTCCTGGTCCTCCAGGATTACCTGCGCCGGTGCCTCCGACTGTTTTGAAGTTACCGAAGCCCACTGCAGCTCCTGAACCAACTGCTAAACTACCAAGCGTGGCAACAGAGCAGGCTCAAATGCCACAGCTTGCCCCCACTTCAGATCCTGGTTGGtctcacgttagcatacctgaACACGACATATACTGAGAAAGTTCATTGGCAAGTAGTCGATCAACCGTAATGATTTGCTTTTAGGTTGTCCAGCAGAGTTTAGGCGGTTTGGAGACAGCTGCTATTTCGTCTCTGCCGCCACTCTGAAGATCAACTACGATGAAGCCAGCACTTTTTGTTCCAACATGGCAGCACATTTGGTCATTATTAACAACAATGAGGAACAGGTAGGAGTTATTACTTGGgaggaataaaatgaaacattttgtaaacaacgGGGTCCTCCTCAGGTGTTTGTGAAGAACATGGTCACAGGCAAGGGCTTCTTCTGGCTGGGTCTGACTGAcagggaagaagaaaatgtgtgGAAGTGGGCGGATGGAAGCATACCGGTTTTCAAGTGAGTCTTCTTTGATGTCCCCCTCATTTTGagggacaaaaaacaaaactaaaccaTGTTGCCCCTGCGCTGGCTCTCAAAGGAAATGGAATCCGGGCCAGCCTGATAACTGGACGCACGGTCACGTACACGGTGAGGACTGTGCCGGTCTCATCCTAAACGGCAACTGGAATGATTTCTTCTGCACCGAGCGCTTGGGCTTCATCTGTGAACAGACCGCCAGTGGTCAGTATCGTCTTTATCGACACGGCTGAGAGGGTTGCTTTAAAAATCGAAATCTCTTGCCTTATTTCCTCCAGTGTCAACTCCGGTTTCGTAGCATCATCGTGGACTTGCGTGTGGAACAGTCAAGTTTGTGGGAGACAAAGATGAAGAAGAGAGGACTTTGTTGCAAAAATTGAGTTTCACTCTATAAAGACTAAAAAGCACTTTTTGTGGTGCAAAAGACACACCTACACAGCCCATCTTGGTCTGTATTGATGAGCGAAGACCTCGAGGATGTGTATCATCTAATTCATTCGTCAATGCAACCTCCTTAGTTGCTAATCATGTcgttaatctttttttaatccgaaGATATACAACAGACACTATAACAGGAACCAGCCATTTAAAAGGAAAGCTCAATGTGAACTGTGCTGCTGTTTTAATAGAAGATTATTTCCCCCCCTTAACGTGCCAGTACGTGAGGCACAAAGACACAATATGCATtgttatacagtatatatatttttacaagATGATTCATTTACCAAATACCAAATGTAGCATGTCGGGCGCTTATTAAATACATAAttagttttatatatatataattgatATTTGCCAATTTGTGTATTATTCAGGGAATACTGTAGTTAAATTAGCGCCCTTGAAAATAACAATTCACAACATTCActgcaataaaatgtttttatggcTCATCAACTTGATTAGACTGGTTGCTACAACTGCACAGATTCACAAAAAATAGACAcgaacaacattttttttttcttgtgcattttcacattcttgtaaaaacaaaaagaagcatAGTTGGCAATACTCGATTTGAAAGTTTCTAaagaataaagaaatcaacacAATTTCAACCACCAAGGGTTGCCTGGATGACTGAGCATctacaaattgtatttttattctgaATGTATGTCATAAATGACTTAACAGCTGTTAAGCAATTAAGATATGAACGAAGTCAAGAAAATAGAATGAAATGACGTTTTTAATTGAAACTGAAACGTCTGAATTTACAGTTTAATATGCAAAGTGCATTACATACCGAGAGTGACGTCttaacaaattttaaaaattacaaatgtcaTGAATACAGAAATACCTGGATATTAACTAATCACAAATAACATTATTTCGACTGGGAattaatttggaatttttaagATTGAAATGGACG
This region includes:
- the colec12 gene encoding collectin-12 isoform X2 translates to MKDDFGEEEEVQSFGYKRFGIQEGSECTKCKNDWALRGAIALLYVLCALLTIAVAILGYKVVQRMDNVAEGMQKYGGKINAVETDLKKLDYQTGEKSVNATSDIKTFKSDLEALQSQLNDIDIRSTQNRDVLSELHLTGDNTQDSQISLQSLLKGNAASLRSVNQTLTSYGGVIGDLQTDTARLQSEIQGQFKEQGQSQVSISALNITQAQQRNALSSLQKTVEDAGQTVQKLKNDYQTLQQTARQTRADTVWLKEKVQNLQIMAANNSASTRSNGEALDDLGAQLSTLASQIQNTSILTEGHDQNLRELMDHQRDHDNATSSKFDVMEARLDKHESNIDRVTGNVSFAAQLLGTISTDLNSLRSCAETVMRHSDVLVDLNNSVGEAKDESRNLRAQQDELVARLDKEVNSLSLVMEEMKLVDSKHSQLITNFTILQGPPGPRGPKGDKGPQGPVGQSGRKGDKGDKGVPGMVGVKGEKGALGPQGAIGPKGPPGPRGLPGANGSRGPGGRPGTPGDKGDPGSQGLPGRDGLAGLQGPQGPQGLRGAAGPAGLEGPRGPVGPIGPPGPPGLPAPVPPTVLKLPKPTAAPEPTAKLPSVATEQAQMPQLAPTSDPGCPAEFRRFGDSCYFVSAATLKINYDEASTFCSNMAAHLVIINNNEEQVFVKNMVTGKGFFWLGLTDREEENVWKWADGSIPVFKKWNPGQPDNWTHGHVHGEDCAGLILNGNWNDFFCTERLGFICEQTASVSTPVS
- the colec12 gene encoding collectin-12 isoform X1: MFSPSDDFGEEEEVQSFGYKRFGIQEGSECTKCKNDWALRGAIALLYVLCALLTIAVAILGYKVVQRMDNVAEGMQKYGGKINAVETDLKKLDYQTGEKSVNATSDIKTFKSDLEALQSQLNDIDIRSTQNRDVLSELHLTGDNTQDSQISLQSLLKGNAASLRSVNQTLTSYGGVIGDLQTDTARLQSEIQGQFKEQGQSQVSISALNITQAQQRNALSSLQKTVEDAGQTVQKLKNDYQTLQQTARQTRADTVWLKEKVQNLQIMAANNSASTRSNGEALDDLGAQLSTLASQIQNTSILTEGHDQNLRELMDHQRDHDNATSSKFDVMEARLDKHESNIDRVTGNVSFAAQLLGTISTDLNSLRSCAETVMRHSDVLVDLNNSVGEAKDESRNLRAQQDELVARLDKEVNSLSLVMEEMKLVDSKHSQLITNFTILQGPPGPRGPKGDKGPQGPVGQSGRKGDKGDKGVPGMVGVKGEKGALGPQGAIGPKGPPGPRGLPGANGSRGPGGRPGTPGDKGDPGSQGLPGRDGLAGLQGPQGPQGLRGAAGPAGLEGPRGPVGPIGPPGPPGLPAPVPPTVLKLPKPTAAPEPTAKLPSVATEQAQMPQLAPTSDPGCPAEFRRFGDSCYFVSAATLKINYDEASTFCSNMAAHLVIINNNEEQVFVKNMVTGKGFFWLGLTDREEENVWKWADGSIPVFKKWNPGQPDNWTHGHVHGEDCAGLILNGNWNDFFCTERLGFICEQTASVSTPVS
- the colec12 gene encoding collectin-12 isoform X3 gives rise to the protein MDNVAEGMQKYGGKINAVETDLKKLDYQTGEKSVNATSDIKTFKSDLEALQSQLNDIDIRSTQNRDVLSELHLTGDNTQDSQISLQSLLKGNAASLRSVNQTLTSYGGVIGDLQTDTARLQSEIQGQFKEQGQSQVSISALNITQAQQRNALSSLQKTVEDAGQTVQKLKNDYQTLQQTARQTRADTVWLKEKVQNLQIMAANNSASTRSNGEALDDLGAQLSTLASQIQNTSILTEGHDQNLRELMDHQRDHDNATSSKFDVMEARLDKHESNIDRVTGNVSFAAQLLGTISTDLNSLRSCAETVMRHSDVLVDLNNSVGEAKDESRNLRAQQDELVARLDKEVNSLSLVMEEMKLVDSKHSQLITNFTILQGPPGPRGPKGDKGPQGPVGQSGRKGDKGDKGVPGMVGVKGEKGALGPQGAIGPKGPPGPRGLPGANGSRGPGGRPGTPGDKGDPGSQGLPGRDGLAGLQGPQGPQGLRGAAGPAGLEGPRGPVGPIGPPGPPGLPAPVPPTVLKLPKPTAAPEPTAKLPSVATEQAQMPQLAPTSDPGCPAEFRRFGDSCYFVSAATLKINYDEASTFCSNMAAHLVIINNNEEQVFVKNMVTGKGFFWLGLTDREEENVWKWADGSIPVFKKWNPGQPDNWTHGHVHGEDCAGLILNGNWNDFFCTERLGFICEQTASVSTPVS